In Paenibacillus guangzhouensis, a single window of DNA contains:
- the phnG gene encoding phosphonate C-P lyase system protein PhnG: MLDKHTRMGGYTAVIAELDVEALRPWGGHIAQLGRVEDVNEPSLGMVMMRAQESVQRHVFNAGEIFVSEATLTVDGVVGYGIVMGNALEKARIVALLDAVHHNMELKWNDFREQFRIWIAKQEKEQRERRQADFALTQRTKVDFQLMDTEEEDEA; this comes from the coding sequence ATGTTGGATAAGCATACGCGAATGGGCGGTTATACCGCGGTCATTGCTGAGCTGGATGTCGAAGCGCTGCGGCCATGGGGTGGGCATATTGCTCAACTGGGGCGTGTGGAGGATGTGAATGAACCGTCGCTTGGCATGGTGATGATGCGTGCCCAAGAATCGGTTCAGCGTCACGTGTTCAATGCAGGAGAGATCTTCGTCTCCGAAGCGACGTTAACGGTTGATGGGGTTGTCGGTTATGGCATCGTCATGGGGAACGCGCTAGAGAAAGCGCGGATTGTCGCGCTGCTCGATGCAGTGCATCACAATATGGAGTTGAAATGGAATGATTTCCGAGAGCAATTCCGCATTTGGATTGCGAAGCAGGAGAAGGAACAACGGGAGCGCCGTCAAGCGGATTTCGCCTTGACCCAGCGAACGAAGGTTGATTTTCAATTGATGGATACGGAAGAGGAGGACGAAGCATGA
- a CDS encoding nitroreductase family protein has product MSTTTSVDFMQVVTDRRSVKQYDPSFKISKEELVELIETATKAPSAWNLQHWKFVVIDEQAQKEKLLPIAYGQQQVVQASAVIAVLGDLEANKNAEPIFGGAVKAGQLPQEVKDALVGQIEGAYKSPQVARDSAILNGSLAAMQLMLAAKAKGYDTCPMGGYNAVQFAEQFNVPSRYIPLMLISVGKAAQEGRPSPRFTADETIVWNQF; this is encoded by the coding sequence ATGTCAACAACAACATCTGTAGATTTCATGCAAGTGGTAACGGATCGCCGTTCGGTTAAGCAATATGATCCATCATTCAAAATTTCCAAGGAAGAACTTGTGGAGCTGATTGAGACAGCTACGAAAGCACCATCCGCTTGGAACTTGCAGCACTGGAAATTCGTCGTTATCGACGAGCAAGCACAAAAGGAGAAATTGCTTCCAATCGCTTACGGTCAACAGCAAGTGGTTCAAGCTTCGGCTGTTATCGCGGTATTAGGCGATCTTGAAGCGAACAAAAATGCAGAGCCGATCTTCGGTGGTGCAGTCAAAGCGGGTCAATTGCCGCAAGAAGTGAAGGATGCGCTTGTTGGTCAAATCGAAGGCGCTTATAAGAGCCCACAAGTTGCGCGCGATTCCGCGATTTTGAACGGTTCGCTTGCTGCGATGCAATTGATGCTTGCTGCCAAAGCAAAAGGCTACGACACTTGCCCAATGGGCGGCTACAATGCCGTGCAATTCGCGGAGCAATTCAATGTGCCTAGCCGCTACATCCCATTGATGCTGATCTCGGTTGGTAAAGCAGCGCAAGAAGGCCGTCCGAGCCCTCGCTTTACAGCAGACGAGACGATTGTGTGGAACCAATTCTAA
- a CDS encoding DeoR/GlpR family DNA-binding transcription regulator, translating to MVVSLSALERKEYIVNKIHLEGKIRSDELVDTLQVSFETIRRTLEELEKENKLKRVYGGAVKLTLGRMEPGVAQREHLFAPEKDKIGRACAGLVQDYDVIFIDDGTTTLQMIHYLTNVKQLKVITNSLPAVQLLQQYKNRGMLDAEIIFLGGVVNSEQDRVTGVLAERMLDFFHADKAFISIDGIQLKMGITGYEAERGSLTRKFIERSEQTVIVTDRSKIGEVKMYKIADIREVDMIICDIELPEAWAKTLESYDTSWIQAK from the coding sequence ATGGTTGTGTCATTAAGTGCATTAGAACGCAAGGAATATATCGTGAACAAAATTCATCTTGAAGGCAAGATTCGCAGCGATGAGCTGGTGGATACGCTACAGGTCTCCTTTGAGACGATCCGCCGGACCCTGGAAGAGCTCGAGAAGGAGAATAAACTTAAGCGGGTTTATGGCGGGGCGGTGAAGCTGACCTTAGGTCGGATGGAGCCGGGTGTTGCCCAGCGGGAGCATTTATTCGCCCCTGAGAAAGATAAGATCGGCCGTGCCTGTGCCGGACTTGTGCAAGATTATGACGTGATATTTATCGATGATGGTACGACGACGCTGCAAATGATCCATTATTTGACCAATGTGAAGCAGCTTAAGGTGATTACGAATTCGCTGCCTGCCGTGCAGCTGCTTCAGCAGTATAAGAATCGCGGGATGTTGGACGCCGAGATCATCTTCCTCGGTGGAGTCGTGAACTCCGAACAGGATCGCGTGACGGGTGTGCTAGCGGAGCGAATGCTGGATTTTTTCCATGCTGACAAAGCATTCATCTCGATTGACGGTATTCAGCTGAAGATGGGGATTACCGGGTATGAAGCGGAGCGCGGCTCCTTGACACGGAAGTTCATTGAGCGGTCGGAACAGACCGTTATCGTAACGGATCGATCCAAAATCGGAGAAGTGAAAATGTACAAAATCGCCGATATTCGCGAGGTGGATATGATCATCTGTGATATCGAATTACCGGAGGCGTGGGCGAAGACGCTTGAGTCATACGATACGAGCTGGATTCAGGCGAAATAG
- the phnH gene encoding phosphonate C-P lyase system protein PhnH has protein sequence MSAGVKNAERVHAVQQVYRQVLDAMSRPGKIVQLDAPSFIRRDAADAYVLMLGMMLLDQSVSYEVIGDMSLAEQLQLYTLSRRQPIETCDYVFLATTDAGAQAGVDIASCKRGTFTFPDESATIICCVRQLGAGSEGRKGSVKLTMRGPGIAKEQELLIDGLTGNLLSGWRASNEEFPLGVDWIFVDESGCVACVPRSTKFSWEVA, from the coding sequence ATGAGTGCGGGTGTGAAGAACGCAGAGCGAGTGCATGCGGTGCAGCAAGTCTATCGTCAGGTGCTGGATGCGATGTCGAGACCAGGCAAAATTGTGCAGCTGGATGCGCCATCCTTCATACGTCGCGATGCGGCAGATGCTTATGTGCTTATGCTCGGCATGATGCTGCTCGACCAATCCGTGTCGTATGAGGTCATCGGCGATATGTCGCTGGCTGAGCAGCTGCAGCTCTACACGTTGTCGCGCAGACAGCCTATAGAGACGTGTGATTATGTATTTCTCGCCACAACGGATGCTGGGGCGCAGGCTGGAGTAGACATTGCTTCCTGCAAGCGAGGGACGTTCACTTTTCCAGATGAGAGTGCAACCATCATCTGCTGTGTACGTCAGCTAGGCGCAGGTTCAGAAGGCCGCAAAGGAAGCGTGAAGCTTACGATGCGCGGCCCTGGCATTGCGAAGGAACAGGAACTCTTGATCGATGGGCTCACAGGAAACTTGCTATCCGGATGGCGGGCCAGTAATGAGGAGTTCCCACTCGGCGTCGATTGGATCTTCGTTGATGAGTCGGGATGCGTGGCTTGCGTGCCGCGT
- a CDS encoding tryptophan-rich sensory protein gives MGNTFVFAVGNAIAFVLVLVMNGLAEWLPIGGHTTGEISAMNPSRLTPASYAFLIWGMIYAALLVFIIYQLLPAGRARPEIQQIGGWFIVSCAMNIVWLLLWHYQYIESTLFIMLALLIALIAIYSRTRIPGPPVRDAAYWLLGVPFSLYLGWVVVATLTNLSVFLTHAYGQGEIAGLSQVTLSVWLLILTGFIALWAATRQHDPFFLLPIVWGLIAIGVGQTETAAIVYTSWIAAIWLGIAALRMAWRSFRWQCVT, from the coding sequence ATGGGCAATACATTCGTATTCGCTGTGGGAAATGCTATCGCGTTCGTGCTTGTACTCGTCATGAATGGTCTGGCAGAATGGCTGCCGATAGGGGGACATACCACAGGTGAAATCTCGGCGATGAACCCCTCCCGCCTAACTCCTGCTTCCTATGCATTTCTCATCTGGGGAATGATCTATGCTGCACTGCTCGTATTCATTATCTATCAACTGCTGCCTGCTGGACGGGCCCGACCGGAAATTCAGCAGATCGGCGGATGGTTCATCGTTAGCTGTGCGATGAATATTGTCTGGCTGCTGCTGTGGCATTATCAATATATCGAATCCACCCTGTTCATCATGCTCGCACTGCTCATCGCCTTGATCGCCATCTATTCGCGTACCCGCATACCAGGACCGCCCGTTCGGGACGCGGCCTATTGGCTGCTCGGCGTGCCGTTTAGCCTCTACCTCGGCTGGGTGGTGGTTGCAACGCTCACAAATCTCTCTGTCTTCCTCACGCACGCATACGGTCAGGGAGAAATTGCAGGCTTGTCTCAAGTTACGTTGTCCGTATGGCTGCTGATCCTTACGGGATTCATTGCGCTATGGGCCGCAACGCGCCAACATGATCCGTTCTTCCTGCTCCCGATCGTCTGGGGACTGATTGCGATCGGTGTCGGGCAGACGGAGACAGCAGCCATTGTCTACACCAGCTGGATTGCCGCCATCTGGCTTGGCATCGCTGCGCTGCGTATGGCATGGCGATCTTTCCGCTGGCAATGCGTCACGTGA